A single genomic interval of Corylus avellana chromosome ca10, CavTom2PMs-1.0 harbors:
- the LOC132164724 gene encoding protein SOSEKI 3, whose translation MSVGEGRLRMSKYQREVSPERAKVWREKSPKYHQIRKVPVLYYLCRNRLLEHPHFMEVPLSSSDGLYLRDVIDRLNVLRGRGMASMYSWSCKRSYKSGFVWHDLCEDDLILPAHGNEYVLKGSELFEESDSDRFSPIGNIKMQSLKQLPEPASSRSHDDSSSSSSMNGKETKHSQEDEVSPPVQRPSSSSVSPESRVGKNSSWGGSLSLTEYKVYKSDGLADASTQTDENGRPKARETCTRGVSTDDGSLEPECSEISQSQVSRVKENFEISRDAGSPPPSSSSASSSGGKTETLESLIRADASKINSFRILEEEEIRVPTNARLKSTNVLMQLISCGSISVKDHSFGLIPTYKPRFSHSKFPSPLYSTSLMLGELDCLTENPMLMGLRLENKEYFSGSLIETKMLKEEGDGANSLKRSSSCNAARTFNQFDSTEEKEESNSGHSKCIPRSIKSSLSKHARCESMRSPISDKPRNSSDGVDRSHTATPCVANGGSKRITEPSSGRRQSKRLDSFREEKEKVIKIEESLLQELGL comes from the exons ACTATCTCTGCCGGAATCGCCTGCTCGAGCACCCCCATTTCATGGAGGTCCCCCTCTCGTCCTCCGACGGTCTCTACTTGAGAG ATGTGATTGACAGGCTTAATGTCCTGAGAGGCAGAGGGATGGCTTCCATGTATTCTTGGTCTTGTAAGAG AAGCTACAAGAGCGGATTTGTGTGGCATGACCTTTGCGAAGATGATCTCATTCTTCCGGCTCATGGAAACGAGTACGTTCTCAAAGGTTCTGAGCTCTTCGAAGAATCTGACTCAG ATCGATTCAGTCCCATTGGAAATATCAAAATGCAGAGCTTGAAACAATTACCAGAGCCTGCATCTTCTAGAAGCCACGatgattcttcctcttcttccagcATGAATGGAAAGGAGACAAAACATTCCCAAGAAGACGAGGTCTCTCCTCCGGTTCAACGACCCAGTTCCTCCAGTGTTTCTCCGGAGTCTAGAGTTGGAAAAAATTCTTCTTGGGGTGGTTCTCTGAGCTTGACAGAGTACAAGGTTTACAAGAGTGATGGCTTAGCTGATGCTTCGACGCAAACTGACGAAAATGGCAGACCTAAGGCCAGAGAAACTTGTACAAGAGGTGTTTCGACTGATGATGGGTCATTAGAACCTGAATGTAGCGAGATTTCTCAAAGTCAGGTTTCACGAGTGAAGGAGAATTTCGAGATTTCTAGGGATGCCGGTTCACCTCCTCCTTCTAGCTCTAGTGCATCTTCATCGGGTGGGAAGACGGAAACTTTGGAATCCTTGATTAGAGCTGATGCTAGTAAAATTAACAGTTTTAGGATTcttgaagaggaagaaattcgGGTGCCCACCAACGCAAGGCTAAAGAGCACAAATGTGTTGATGCAATTGATCTCATGTGGGTCGATATCAGTGAAAGACCACAGTTTTGGCCTTATTCCTACATACAAACCCAGGTTTTCCCATTCAAAATTTCCCTCCCCATTGTACTCTACTTCATTAATGTTGGGGGAGCTTGATTGCTTGACGGAGAATCCAATGCTGATGGGCCTGAGGTTGGAAAACAAAGAGTATTTTAGTGGGAGCTTGATTGAGACAAAAATGCTCAAGGAGGAAGGAGATGGAGCTAATTCTCTGAAACGTTCTTCTTCCTGCAATGCTGCCAG GACATTTAATCAATTCGATTCAacggaagagaaagaggagtcAAACTCTGGACATTCAAAATGTATCCCACGATCAATCAAGAGTTCATTGAGCAAGCACGCACGATGTGAATCTATGCGATCTCCTATTTCCGACAAACCAAGAAACTCTTCAGATGGAGTGGACAGGTCACATACCGCCACTCCCTGTGTAGCAAACGGTGGCAGTAAGAGAATCACAGAGCCTTCCTCGGGAAGAAGGCAATCAAAGAGGTTAGATTCCTTCAgagaagagaaggagaaggtgATCAAAATCGAAGAAA GCTTGCTTCAGGAGCTCGGGTTATAA